The DNA window TCACTTAACTGATCACTTAACTGTACAGTGGACAAAATGCGCATTCTCATTTTGATGTCATCTTAGAAGAaacaggcttaaaaaaaaaagatcacttccTTTCTGAAGAAGTTTTCCTCTTCCAATGTTCCTAAACTTAGTCAATAGACTTTCTATTTTCTCAGGTGTAAAATGCCTTCTATTTCATCTTTCATCTTACCTTCCTCCACATAGGATTTCAGGCAACAGCAACATTTCTGAGTTCAGTGTAGCCCTTGATTCATCATGTGAAGAGCAACAGactcattttatttatgtatctctAGCATGACATTACTCCTTTGGCTCAAAAACACACAATGGCTCCTTAATGTCAAATCAAGCCGAAAGTTCCTAATCTGGCTCCATTCTTCTGGGCAAAcatttttccattccttctgAACACTTAAATTTTACTCTTATCAGGCTTATTGATTCCTCTTTACagtacatgtttattttaatttcatgactaaaatttttccttcccttccaaaTATCATCCATCCACCAATACCCAGTTCAAGTGCCCCTTCCTCAAATAAGGATTTCCTTCAGGTTTCTACCTCTCCTCTTCTGAATTTTAACAGCCTTAGTGGAGAATACATTTCATAATTGATAGTATCTTCCATTTGCTTGAAAATGTCCCCTTTATTAGTTTTGGCTTTCCAGATAAACTGAAAGCTTTTAGAGGGAAGGAGCTATATCTTCTACTTCTTTTTACATCTCTCACCAATACTGAGTAtacagaagatgctcaataaagtCTTGTTGATTACTGCCTTTGAAGTAGTCAAAGAAATCATGTTTAGTTCCTGTATTCTCTGCTTTTACTCAACAACCAGTCTCCAGGTGAAGCTGCTTCACTTACCCATCACCACTCCATTCTTTGGGTTAGTCTTTCTGCtctcatttcatatttaaaaatagaattcttaaACATCTATCTCTCAAAACTCCCAAGTTCTCTAACGCCTGGTGGACTCCACCCCTCACCTGgtcttctcttctctttggtCATGAGTTGCTGGACCTTCCTCTGTTCTTCTTGTTCTTCTATTTTAGCTTCTTTGTGAATCTGTTCAATAGTTTTAGGCCCTTGATCTGCTCTTCGAGATACCCAATTAcactataaaaggagaaaatgaagttaTCAGCCAGATaactaaaaatacaaaggaaaataaaaatacaaaggaaaattttgaaaatctgttttaTACTTTCACTGctggaaaagtataaaatacatataaaatctgGTACTATGGCAGTTTTTCATTACagccaaataattaaatttttctcaATCAACCCTGAGCTACGGTATACTGAGCATTCCAATAGCTGATGGATAAAGACAGAGTGAAAGACTGGCccaactatctatctatctatctatctatctatctatctatctatctatctatctatctacctatctatctatctatctatctatcttccttcctacctacctatctatctatgcattttatcattttgtattttttgaaaggAGCGAGAAGGGGAATCAACAAAGATCAGGATTCTTTGGGCTTGACTTAGTCTGGTATATTGCTGCTCAGTTCATAGCACACTCCACTGGGGCTCTAAATCGAGGATGACTAGCATTTTTCTTCCTCCCATATCAAGGTTCTGGTGTCTACACAAAATGCCACACCACTCTAAGCTTTGGTTATCCTCTCTACTAAGGACAAAACAAGTTGTCTCCTTATAGTTACACTTCTCCCTTTACTTCCCTTCCCAGCTATAGTCTCAACATCGGATACCAATATGAGTGACTGAAGGAACAGGTGGAgaagtttttaacatttatattagcTTGAGGCAAGAATGGCAAAAAGGTTTAAATCAGCATTCAAAATTCTGATCAACTGGTAGTGGCTTTGTTAATAAGAAGGATCCTGAGGTCACATCTCGGCTTAGGAAGATAAAGAATCGTCATCAATACTATCTGGTCTGGGTgcagggcagggaagagggggGACCTATATTCACTTTCTCTAGCTTAGGGTCAGCTGCAGTATATTCCCTGTAGGAGTTAAaataggaaaagggaaaagaggtgGTAGTGGTAAAAACTATACCTGgtatgagaaatgagaaaaaaaaaaagcagcagaacaAGAGGGTATACagtaagaaaaacagagaggaaaacatCAACATCTCTTTTGAGCTGGGTACAATACATAATTACCTCAGTGAATCTTCGTAACACATCTGCAAAGTAGGCAACATCACCATTTCAGAGGCTAAAATGTAAGGCTTAGGGaagttaaatatattcattttgaaCATGAGCCTTCCTGATTATTTAGCATGCTAAGACTAAATTTAAATGACCACAGTTTGAATTCAGAATGGCTGATTTCAAAACTGCAATGTGGTTTgaaaatcagaataaagaaaagaaacaagtaacAGACAGGTAGGTGTATATGCCCTTTGTCCTTTCACATAACTCCCTCACGAAAGTTTGTCAGTTCAAGTTCTGAGAGTCAGGCAGCAAAAGCATTAAATTATTATACATGTAAATCTTAGGACACCCTCCCCAAGCCAACTCCTGAAAAGAGACTGTAGTGGTAGGCTTATTTTTCTACTTACCAGCCTTAGGTCTATCACATCCTGAAGCATGAATCGAATCCTAGatgaggtttttctttctttcacaattTTCTCCATCTGATTAAAATACTGGTCCATACgtggctgcaggatacaaaatcattaGTATTCCTAGCTGAGGAATTCAAATGTGGTTTTACCACGTAGAATTTTAAACTGTCTATAAACACAACTTATAGCCAAAAGGCCACGTGGTAGAATTTTTAATTGAACATGACACCCAAAATAAAGGCTACATATTCCAGGCAGCTGGTCACAGTCACAGGccaacaaaatataaatgaaaatgtcaTACTGCAGCTCCTTGGAACCTTAAGAGAGGGGTGGCTGTGTCCTTTGCCACTTTCCAACCTTCTTGGCTATCAGATCAGTAAGGACAAGGGCTACACCTTAGTGATGACAAAATGTTAAGCTGGAGGAATTGAAATTTCTTATCATCGCTTAGCCACCAGGCCAGCCTCAGACTTCTTACCCCTGAACTTCATTTACATGGGTGAGAAATTAACCTCAGTCTTGTACAACACACTgatatttggggttttctgtCATAGACAAACATAATCCTAGCTGATTCTGATGTTATGAAACATTTCTAACATTATTTCTTTGATGCATTTCTAATTTCCCTACCCGTTATTTGGAAAGTACCACGTTATATTTGAATTATAATACTTTTAATGATTTCTTATACTATGGTTAGATAGCTCTGTCGCTAATGCTCTATTTAATTAGAACATAAACTTGAGAAAGCTTTCGGgtcttctttgtttctgtctTACCCTCAGTCCTGGCCCTTAGTAGCTTTTCTCTCCAAAATTTCTGTCCACAATttgctatacatacacatacaaatgacCTGTGAAACAGTCATGCAGAAAAAGGACAAGGGACAAATAATCTCAATTCATGAACTGGCTTTTATGTAATTTGGGACCCTCTTCACTTCTGACTTTAATGAAAATGTGGTAAGGAGCATGATGGCCCAACAATGACAATGAGAaggacagaagaagaaaaacaagcagCCTAGACTGCTGGGGCAAGGTGGACACTTGTGTTGACAGTCTACTTCTTCCACAATTGACAAAGAGTCCCTGCCAGAGGTTTCTGAGATTTGGGGTTTTTACCTTTGCTTTCTCAAAGTCCAGGTCTTTGCCAATTGTGGTGAGTAGGCGACACAGGCACTCGAGGGATTCTTCATCATGGTTCTTTAGCAGCTTCACCACACAGTCATGCATGATGGCTTCAGTCAGCATTTTGAGTTTAAAGAGTTCTCCAATGAACTTGATGTTACCAATGGATCTCCGCCGGGCTTTATCCTTAGCTTCTTCTAGTTCATCATGAAGCCTTGTCCTCTCCTCCGGCTATTGTGTAAGGAAGAATAACAGAATGTTGATGATGAAAATGGTACTGCATAATAGATGCTAAAAACATACGCTTGACTGGTGCTGCTTGTGTGCTTGTTCAGGGCAGACCTGGTACCTCTTTTGTGAAGCGGCAGCTGAGGAGACTCCAGTGCTCACCATGGCTGATGAAAAGCCCAAGGAAAGAATCAAGACGGAGAACAATGACTGTATTAATTTGAAGGTGGCAGGGCAGGATGGTTCCGTGGTGCAGTTTAATATTAACAGGCATACACCATTTAGTAAAATAATGAAAGCCTACTGTGAACGACAGGGTTTGTCAATGAGGCAGATCAGGTTCCGATTTGATGGGCAGCCAATCAATGAAACAGACACACCTGCACAGTTGGAGGTGTAGGATGAAGATGCAATTGATGTGTTCCAACAGCAGACAGGAGGTGTCTACTAAAGAGGGAACCTGCTACTTTACTCCAGAATTCTGTTCCTCCAGACCAAGAAGATGTTCTCAATCAGAAAACCGCAATTTGGTTCCACCACATCCTGACTATTATAGTTtctctattctttcattttccccttccccattCCTTTATCGTACATAAAGTAACTGGTGTATGTGCACAAgcatactgcattttttttttaaactaaatggcCAGTGGTATGTTTTGATCGACATCAAATGGAGATGGGATGGGGAAAAATACTGGTTCTGTGAAAATACCCCCTTTTCTCCATTAGTAGCATGCTCATTCAGCTCTTATCTTTATATTCCAGTAAGTTATTTTGCTCTCactatttaacaaaaaaagaacaacataaaaaCTCTTGCATACCTTGTTCGATTGgagaattttaatgtttttcatgtaTCATTGTAAAACCTAGgacaattttataacttttttgtaCGTAGCTGTTACATGTAAGGCAACCTGTCTTTAAGTAGGGATAAATTACTCTAAAAGAAATGAATCCTAGATAGTTTTACCTTCAAGTCAAGCGTCTTGTTGTTTAAATAaacttcttgtttttaaaaaaaaatacacttggaTTCATGGTCCTCACCCTTTCTAGGGGTCAGGGATACCCTTTGATATTTTGACAGTAACTACAGACCTACTCAGAAGACAAAACTATACCGTAAGTGTGCATCCATTTCAGGAGATTTCTGGAATTTAGTGACCTTTCTGAAGTCTAGGTTCTGAATCCTTATCTTAGAAGGTTGAGTTGCTCTTACATGTGGCACTAAAAGGAATAAAGCATTCCTCTAAACACCAATACAGTATATCTCCACGTGAAGAAAAGGCCACAAGCACCTACTGAAGTAGTAGGAAGATATTGTAGCCAGCTTCCTGAAAATTCTATTTGATGATACTCGAAGTGCACAAGCACTGTCTTTCTGTGAAAATACTTACAGCACTGGCAGCCTCGAGTTCTTTCTGCTTCTTCTCAAAGACATCATCATCGGCTTTATCTTTTTCAAACTCCTTCTGGCAACGGTTCAGTAGTAGCTTCCGGAAATTCACTGTGTTACCAGGCTTGTCCGCCATGGGCACTTTCAGCTGCATCCAGATGGGAAAATGCAAAAGCGGCaaaattactgaaagaaatttaatgattttctcaaaatatccattttctttattgtgcaaAATAACGCTGACCGAACCACAGGTAAGCATTCTACAAGATATATACAATTTAGCTTAAGGCATTTCATGTTTCAATGGTTAAGATGTTTTAAGTTTTATACAGAAAAGATACACATTCCTCTCATATAAATGTACTGTCTCCTCTCTGACTGGTTGTGCCTCTAGCTGACTGAAATCCTTGTAATATTACTATAATCATGATTCTGCACTCCTCTAGACCTTTTTAACTCTGAAGggttattacttttgtttttcctcctacTACTGTAGGTACTTTGGtttaaaggaacaaataaaaacgAAGTAAAGCAGGGGAGAATTTCATGGCCATAGGAAAACTGTTAGAGGTGAGATCCTTATTCTAGAAAAAAGCAGAAGTGCGGGGACACATTTGAGGATTTTTGAGATATCTTTTCCTAAGGGGAATGTCACAACACTGTAATACTAGTATTTACTTTGACTATCAATAtagtatgtttattattattattattttttttgataaatttatttactttatttatttttggctgcattgggtcttcattgctgcacgtgggctttctctagttgcggcgagcgggggctactctttgtcaccgtgcgcgggcttctcattgcagtggcttcttttgctgcggagctcaggctctaggcacgcaggctacagtagttgtggcttgcaggctcagcagttgtggctcgagggctctagggcgcaggctcaatagttgtggcgcacgggcttagttgctctgtgccatgtgggatcttcctggacccgggcttgaacccatgtgccctgcattggcaggcagatcttaaccactgcgccactagggaagtccctgtttattatttcttatgtgtcaaaagaaaatactaattctCTAAAAGTTCAGTCTAATAAATGCCCACCTTAGAAACATTCTTTTGATATACAGAAAGACTCAGGGTGGAGGGGAGGCGCCTCTTGGAGGCAAGATGCCTACAAGATTTCCATTCAAATCCAATGACAATTGCTTTCTAGTAACTACAGTAGCTCACACCTTCAAGGTTACTTGTAACCAAACACAGAGACATTCTTATTTAGAATATAAAGAAAGTGGACCGGTACAGTGATTgactaaaatattctattttacagacaaaatcCCCTGAGTACCATTTTGAACAGTCATTGCTTCACATGGCAAAATGGTTTTTCTAGAATCACAGTGGCTCCCAAAGTTCTGAAATGCATGGTCTTCACCCTAGATTTAGTGGGAGAAATTGGTAAAAAATGGGACGTGTTGTATTCATACTCACAAAAGAGTTATCAACCAGAACGGACTTGGACAACTACTGATCAAGGCTGAATGGCTAGAAACTTGAGGACTGAGGACTACGATACTATAGTACAATATATTTGTGCCAGAACTGATGGCACACTCTCCAATATATTCCCAATGGATATGAAAGACCATTCAACAAGTCCAGTTCTTACCAACCTAGGGTCAAGTGTTTCATTATACTTTCTTTTCAGCAAGAAACATTAACTTAGAAAGAGGAGAAGATGATCAAATACTTTTTAGACAACCATAGAAAAGCATGTCCCTATCTCCAAATTCAGGCCATTCAAATGCTAGTGACTACAAGTCACTTCAAAGTCAGGCCTATTCTACGATCACACAAGAGTAGGTGTTAATCAgccttaaagaaaagaaatactacaCAAAAGCAAAggtttttttcaaagtaaaagcCCAAAGTAGACTCTTACTATATACAACCCAGAATATACAACAACAATGCACTACAAGAAGCATATCTACAAGCAAGGTTATATATAACAGAGCACCAACATGACATAAGCTTCCAGAATAGACTGAAGGTTCTAAAAATCAGCAGTTATATCCAATTTGCTCCTGTATAGGAACACAAGTAAACCAGTCAAAAGCTCctatccaggggcttccctggtggcgcagtggttgggagtctgcccgccaatgcggaggacacgggttcgtgccccggtctgggaagatcccacatgccgcggagtggctgggcccgtgagccacaattgctgagcctgcgcgtctggagcctgtgctcctcagcaagagaggccgcgatggtgagaggcccgcgcaccgcgatgaagagtggcccccacttgccacaactagagaaagcccttgcacagaaatgaagacccaacacaaccaaaataaataaaataaataaatattaaaaaaaaaaaaaaaaaaaaagctcctatCCAACTTCCTGGCATATTCACCACCATTATCTATATTAACACTAAGAACATAATAGAGTGATATGATAAAAATCACCCGGGCCATAATGAGATGTTTCCTGCATTATGGATTTACTgtgtagaaaatgagaaaaatgtggatAATATGAAAATTCAAGCCACTGTCTTATGGTGAGAGGGACCAGAATTAAAATGagtcagaaaggttaaataaatacAACTTGTGATATGTTGGTTTATAGGAACAAATAGAAATGGCATAAGGCAAAGGAGAATTTCCCTacacaaaatgtataaaaagctTTGCCTTTTACACCTTTTATGTAGGGAAGGCTATGTTGAAAGTGTTGGGTTAAAGATCAAAAGATTCGCTCACCTGATTTTAAACAAAGGCAATTCTTTTAACCCAAGTTCGTTTCATCATCTAAAAACAAGGGAGGCACAATCCCTGTGTCTAACCTAGAGTGCAGCTTTAAGCATCCAGTGAAACAGGTTTGGGGGAAACACTTTATAAGTCACAAAGAATAAAGTTTACCTGGGGTATGGTGAACACTGAAAGTGAAAGAGCACTGGAATCTTGAGTCATAAAATCAGGATTTGGATCCCAGCTCTATACCTAATCAGTATGTAAATGTGAGCAAGTTACCTCATTAAGCCTTAGTCCCTTCATCTGCAAAAGGAGGCATTCCAGTGATTACAGATTGAGGGACATCATAAAGTAGCTGTTGAAACAGGAGCTTTGGAGATAGTCataaccccagctctgccatgtgaCTTTGGCCAAATTAATTAGCTTCACcaaacttctgtttctttctaaTATGGGGATAACATCTATCTCTTAGGATTGtttgaaggattaaatgagatagtctAAGTAAAACAAATAATAGTGCCTAGAACATAATTAAGAGTACAATAAACTAATATAGCTATATTTAAACTTGGAGCTGTATTTGACATGTTTGTAagtaaaaattaagagaaatgtaTATTCTAATAACGTAAATATCAAAGAAAGTATTTTAGTTAGCTCACAAAGCAATTAGGGAGAGAACCACAAAAGGCAAGAGAATTGAATATCTGCTATCCCAAAATGATGGTCATGGGACATTTCACATGTATAGGACATAAAGAACATGTGATTGTGCATAAGCTTTTTAGATATATTCACATGGAAGTATTAAAATCAAACAATCAGCAGAATGGCCACAAATCTGCAAGTACATTTGTctccaaatgaatgaatgtctagCTACACAACCCCTTAAGACTTGTTTTGGAACTTGATCTTAAGGTCCTCTGGGGATGGTTAACAGGGCTGTGGAAATATGGAAATAGGCCAGGGAGGATATATCCTCTGAGAATTGTGATGCATggtgacttttttcttcttaagagaTGATAAGTTCAACAGGATTATGACATTATTAAGTCAGCATGTGTTGTCAGCTGCATGTTGGTCAGGAGACTCAGTAAAATTGGTTAGTTAGAACAGAACATGAAGAGTGGGTGTCTTAGTCTGGtaggactgctataacaaaatattggttcagccaaaaagttctttctggtttttctggaacatcttaaggaaaaaaacccgAGCGAAAaattttgaccaacccaataccatagactggtggcttaaacgacagacatttatttctcacagttctggaggctggaagtccaagatcaaggtgccagcagatttggttctTGGGGAAGaaggaccctcttcctggtttacagacATCTGCCTTCTCCTCTATCCTCATGTGTCCAAAAAGAAGTTCTAGTGCCTCTTcgtcttcttataaaggcactaattccatcatggggccccacccttatgacctcatctaaagctaattacctcccaaaggccctgcctcctaacaccatcacactgagggttagggcttcaacatatgaatttagaggGAGACAAACATCCAGTCTGTAACAGTAGACAAGGTAGATGCTTGAAGGTGTGATTGTGGATAATAGCAAAAATGAAAGATGACATGCAAAAGTGAGAAAAAGATCTCTCTAAAcaactgtaattttcttgtttttttttttaaatttattttttggctgcgttgagtcttcattgctgcgtgcaggctttctctagttgtggtgagcgggggctactcttcgtcgtggtgcacaggcttcacattgtggtggcttctcttgttgcagagcacgggcttcagtagttgtggcatgcgggctcagtagttgtggctcacgggcttggctgctccgcggcatgtgggatcttcccggaccagggatcgaacctgtgtcccctgcattggcaggcagattcttaaccactgagccaccagggaaatcccaacaAGTATAATTTTCATCTAACAGTAGTCCGTGATCAAAACTAAGATACTAAGTGTTTCAAATGGGTTGTTTGGGAGATGATTTCTCAGGAAGTGAGGGAGTCAAGGGGGAATATTTTATAGTAAGACTGCTTGGTAAGCTAGATTTGCTGGAGAGCAcctaccttttcattttcacaCAACAGTAAACTAACCATGTGACATTACATTACACTGTAAACTAACAGTGTCCATCTCATATTGTGATGAGACCTGTCCACATACCGGTCAGCCAGCAATCTTGGATATGAATGCTGTCAGCATCAGGTAGTCATTTTCTTCAAGCAATAGGATTTGTACTGCTAATATATTTGTTAGTGTTGAGGGTAGATACTCCTTATCCTTAAAAGGATGAAACTCCCTGAGAATCATCAAGAGCTATCAGCTGTGTGTTAATTGTAGTAGTCTAATAGGAAACTAGAAAATAGAAGGACAAGTACTGGCCTTGCTTAGCATGCTCAGGATTTTGAATGCTGTCCCAGAACATAAAGATGCTAGTGGTAACTCATGGCCCAGTAGTTATTCTGCTCGAAGCATGTTCTGGTCTGAGGTATAGTATCTGGAATGACTAGTATAATATAAACAAGTGGTACCCCCAAACTAACTCTAAAATGCAAAGTGAACAGCAATAAATCAATTGTCTGACTATAACTCATAGGTCTATGGTGACATACTATCATTTATCAGTGGTTATATCCTGACCATAGTAAATCACCACCTAAAAATGAACTTAACATAAGCTGTATGTATTATGAACACATCTATCAAAATGCAGCTCTATTAGATACATGTGAAGAGGTATACAGTGCTTAGGGATACCCACAAGATTGAAAAGGGAGTGGTCAAGTTATGAAAGGGTAAGTCAATTCTCATCAATCttttcttcaaaacatttttcatatCTCCTCAGGTAAGTTGCACATCCTTCCTCCTCCAGTTGACTCCAGCCACTTGCTGTTGCCTGAGGCCAACTTTTCATGTCTGTAATTCCAGGCTTTATTTCTGAAGAGATTTAATTGTGTCTCCCTTGTTCTCTTAGTGTCTCTTCCTATAATCAGTCCTATCCCTCTTTTCACATCTTGCTTTAAAGCACTTAAAAAGTGGCAACATTAAAAGTCCTGGATGTGGTATAACAGGACACAGAATGCTCAAAAATATACCCTTAGTGCCACTCTCTATAGCTGAGGTATGCATGCCTGCCACAGCAGagataaaaagtaacaaaagtaTGGTCTTAAGTAATACAATAAAAAGTTGTTagttattctttcattcatgcaTCTACCCACTCACTCAAGACATATGTCTGAGGGTTTTTTATGCGCCAGGAACCATTCTAGGCACTAGGAATTTAGCAGTGGAAAAACCTAGAAAAAGTCCCTGCCCTTAGGAACTTAACGTTCTAATGGAGTTCTGAGATGGgggttttctttaaattttgattaaaacaaaAGCATCTCAATTAAAATGActaataacccaatttaaaattttatttaagcacAGATTTAGATACAGGATAGCAATTTCTCTTGTCTACTCTTCTTCACTGGCCGCTCGATTCAGAACTCCTAAGAGGAGTACTGAGTTCTAGTTAAATGCCCCGCAGTTTGTGAAGGAGGTCTTGCAGGTCTCTTCAGTCATTCCTAGTTGAACTAGAGAAGCAGCAGCATACTCCAGAGGCACGGGTTACTATCTCTTATGATGCCCTTAAGCCATATGTGCCAGAAGTTTCACTCAGCAGAGCTTGGTAGCGGCAGGCAGCTGCATATATGTCTAAATAAGTGTGTCTGTGTACATAATAAATATGGCATATGCAGAGTAACTTGGTAAAACCAAAACTATTATATCAATTTCCTCTGTAAATCTAAAGAATTCCTTTCTTAAAAGCCTACCCTTTAATAAGTCATGGAAAACTGACACACAATATAATTGTATTCTCAAGCCCTCTCCTAGATAATCACTGCAAAGTAACAAAggaggggctcccctggtggcgcagtggttgagaatctgcctgccaatgcaggggacacgggttcgagccctggtctgggaagatcccacatgccgcagagcagctgggcccgtgagccacaattactgagcctgcgcgtctggagcctgtgctccacaacaagagaggctgcgcaccgcgatgaagagtggcccccgcttgccacaactagagaaagccctcgcacagaaacgaagacccaacacagccataaataaataaataaaataaaattgaaaaaaaaaaaagtaacaaaggaGGTTTTAAATGGAGGTGTGTGATCCAGGTGAacgagaaagaggcagaaaaaaggtttaaaaactactctgagggacttccctggtggtccagtggttaggactccgcactttcactgcagagggtgggcgttcagtccctggtcagggaactaaatcccacaagctgtgcagcgcggccgaaacaaaacaaaacaaaacaacccagcTCTGAACAATGAAAACAAGCATTCTCTTAAATCTTAAAATCTCAACAATCTAGACCAGGTTTTCAACCTCGACACCATTAACATTTTGGGTTGgacaattctttgttgtaggggggGCTGTcttgtgcactgtaggatgtttagtagcatcctgGGCCTTTACCCACTAATATGCCAGTAGccataaccaaaaatgtctccatacATTGCCCAAGGTCAGAACAAAACCACCCCTGagagttgaaaaccactgatatAGGCCATTGTTTGTGCTAGGG is part of the Balaenoptera musculus isolate JJ_BM4_2016_0621 chromosome 1, mBalMus1.pri.v3, whole genome shotgun sequence genome and encodes:
- the LOC118900412 gene encoding small ubiquitin-related modifier 2-like → MADEKPKERIKTENNDCINLKVAGQDGSVVQFNINRHTPFSKIMKAYCERQGLSMRQIRFRFDGQPINETDTPAQLEV